The following DNA comes from Candidatus Hydrogenedentota bacterium.
CGGATCTGTGCGGGGGGCGCCGGGTAACCGGCGTCCCTACCGCGAAAGAGCAAGATAAAGAGCAAGAGCAAGAGAGGATGCGTTTGCCCTGACTATCAGGCCCGGAGGCGGGCGGTCCGGGTGATGACCATGTCCGCGCAGTCGGCGCCGTCGTCGAGAACGGCGCCGGGCATGACCACGCAGCGTTCGAGGCGCGCCGGGCGGGTGACGCGCACGCCGTCGCCGAGCACGGTCTCCGCAAGCTCCACCCCCTCCGCCACCGCGCAGTCCTCCCCAACCAGCGAGGGCAGTCCGAGGACGGAGAGCCGCCTGCGGCAGCAGGTGATGAGGTCGCCGATGTAAGTGATGTTCATGTCCCAGGTGACCACGGGGAGCGCCGTAACGCCATGGCCGTGGTCCACGAGAATCTGGATGGAGTCCGTGAGCTCGTACTCGTCGCGCAGGGCCGTGCGCGGGGTGCGCTGGACGGCGTCGAAAATGCGCTGGCTGAAGAGGTAGATGCCGCAGCCCTTGAGCAGGCTGTCCACCACATGGGGCTTTTCCACCACGCGGGTGACCGTGCCGTCCGCCAGGGTCTGCACGCTGAAATTTCGCCGCACCGCCGCCGGGTCGGTCTCCTCCTTCACGGCGAGTACGGCGGCGTCGCCCCGCGCCTCGAATTCGGCAATCATGCGGTCCAGCCCGTCCACCTCGAAGAAGATGTCGCCGAGGATGAGGAGGAAGGGGCGGTCCGTGTGGGTCGCCAGTTGGCCGACGGCGTGGGCCAGGCCCAGGCGCTTGTCCTGCTCGACATAGCGGATGCGCACGCCGTGCGCGGCACCGTCGCCGATGGTTGCCGTGATGACATGGCCCAGGTGGCCCACCACCACGATGATGTCCGTGATGCCCAGGCCGCGCAGGTGCTCGATTTGGTACAGCAGCAGGGGCTTGTTGCAGACGGGGACAATGGGCTTGGGCACTTCCGCGCCGAAGGGCCCCATGCGCGAGCCGTGGCCCGCCGCGAGAATCACGCCCGTGTAGGCACTTTCCGCCATTGTCCGCAGTCTCCTTTTCAGGCGTGGTGTTCCCGCGCCTCCGGCAGCGCCGCGAGGGCCGCGCTGAAGGCCTCCAATGCCGGTTTGTTGAAGAGCACAAACCGGACCTTTTCCAAGCCGGGCCGCTCCCGGAGAAAGGCCGCCACGGCGCCCAGCGCCACCTTGGCCGCATCCTCCGGCGGATAGCCGTAAACGCCGCAACTCACCGCCGGAAAGGAGACGGTCTTCAGGCCGTGCATCAGGGCCAGTTCCAGGCAGCGCCGGTGGCACGAGGCCAGGGTCTCCGCCTCGCCGCGCACGCCGCCATGGTACACCGGGCCGACCGTGTGAATCACATGCCTGGCGGGCAGGCTGTGGCCCCGGGTGATTTTGGCGTCCCCCGGCGCGCATCCGCCGAGAGTGCCGCACTCCCGCAGGAGTTCCGGCCCCGCCGCCCGGTGAATCGCGCCGTCCACCCCGCCGCCGCCGAGCAGCGTGCTGTTCGCGGCGTTCACAATGGCGTCCGCCCGCTCCCGCGTGAGGTCGCCCGTGTCCAGTTCGAGCACGGTTCCGTTGATTGTCAGTGCGTTCATGGCGCCCCTATTGTCCACCCCCGGACCCGCTAAAACAAGATCACCTCGACGCGCCTTGCGTTCTTCCCGCCGGGATGGTGGATGATGATGTCCTGCGCCGGGTTGCCGTCCAGGTTATGCGGCTCGGCGACGCCGAAACTGGGCACATTCAGTGTGACCCATGCTTTTTGGGACAAAAACCGCTCCACCTGCCCCAGTTGCACCGCCAGGGTGTTGTCCGCCTTGCCAAAGGCCACATCCAGCCGCCCGTCCCCGTTGAAGTCGCCAAAGGTGTAGGCGACCCGCTCGCGCCCCTCGGGCGCGTCCATGGTCAGATTGGTGGAGAAGGTGGGGCGCGCGCCGAAGTCCTTCCCGTTGAACAGGTACACCTCGGCGTGGATGGCCAGCTTGCCCCGGACGAAGTAGTTCACGAAATTGGTCACGCCGAAAGGGATGCTGATGAGGATGATGTCCGATTTCCCGTCGCCGTCCACATCCTTCAGGACGGGGGCCGACACCCCGCCCTTCACGGAAAACTCCGCGGCGGGCTTCTCGGGGTACTTGAACGGCTCCTCCGCCAGGTAGACATGGGTCTGGGCGAGCATCTTCACGGTGCCCTTGGTCTGGGTGACCACCAGGTCGGGCAGTCCGTTGCCGGTGATGTCGGACATGCGCGCCGAGGCGTCCCACTTCTCCTCGAGGTTCATGGGGATTTTGAAGCGGCTCTTCTCAGACCAGCCGGGTCCGTGGGCAAAGTCGGCAAACTCGTCGCTGAGGAAGGCCAGCGCCATGCTGTCCTCCCCCGGCACGGTGAAGGGGTGCACGGCGGGGAGCCGGTGCATGATATAAGTCGCCTCGATGCGGCGCATCTCGCTGTTCACGTCACATTGGGCGGCGCCCACCAGCCCGTCGGCGCGCCGCAGGTCCAGGCCGGAGGGCGTGGGGATGAGCCACACGTCCCGCCCGTCGCCCAGCAGGTCGGCGGCGGAGCGTTTCAGGAAGACCGGCTCGCGGGTGTTGCTCGGCAGCAGCGAGGTGAACCTGGAGCCGCCTTGCTTTTCAAAGGCCGACCCGTTGAACCCGAAGATCGCCGCGCCGCCCGCGTCCAGCGCCACCACCTCCTTCGGAGGGGTGCCGTCCACCTCGGCGAGCATCACGGCGCCCGCCACCGGGTCCAGCTTCAGCACCGCAGACGGCGCCTTCGGGTAGGACCCGTCCGCGCCGGCCAGCCACAGCGCCACCTCCTTGTCCA
Coding sequences within:
- a CDS encoding VCBS repeat-containing protein codes for the protein MMTSVMLAVLCAVAQDPRAFVLETRANVWDVETADMNGDGFQDIFLLCSDEKAYPLDKEVALWLAGADGSYPKAPSAVLKLDPVAGAVMLAEVDGTPPKEVVALDAGGAAIFGFNGSAFEKQGGSRFTSLLPSNTREPVFLKRSAADLLGDGRDVWLIPTPSGLDLRRADGLVGAAQCDVNSEMRRIEATYIMHRLPAVHPFTVPGEDSMALAFLSDEFADFAHGPGWSEKSRFKIPMNLEEKWDASARMSDITGNGLPDLVVTQTKGTVKMLAQTHVYLAEEPFKYPEKPAAEFSVKGGVSAPVLKDVDGDGKSDIILISIPFGVTNFVNYFVRGKLAIHAEVYLFNGKDFGARPTFSTNLTMDAPEGRERVAYTFGDFNGDGRLDVAFGKADNTLAVQLGQVERFLSQKAWVTLNVPSFGVAEPHNLDGNPAQDIIIHHPGGKNARRVEVILF
- a CDS encoding NTP transferase domain-containing protein encodes the protein MAESAYTGVILAAGHGSRMGPFGAEVPKPIVPVCNKPLLLYQIEHLRGLGITDIIVVVGHLGHVITATIGDGAAHGVRIRYVEQDKRLGLAHAVGQLATHTDRPFLLILGDIFFEVDGLDRMIAEFEARGDAAVLAVKEETDPAAVRRNFSVQTLADGTVTRVVEKPHVVDSLLKGCGIYLFSQRIFDAVQRTPRTALRDEYELTDSIQILVDHGHGVTALPVVTWDMNITYIGDLITCCRRRLSVLGLPSLVGEDCAVAEGVELAETVLGDGVRVTRPARLERCVVMPGAVLDDGADCADMVITRTARLRA
- a CDS encoding O-acetyl-ADP-ribose deacetylase → MNALTINGTVLELDTGDLTRERADAIVNAANSTLLGGGGVDGAIHRAAGPELLRECGTLGGCAPGDAKITRGHSLPARHVIHTVGPVYHGGVRGEAETLASCHRRCLELALMHGLKTVSFPAVSCGVYGYPPEDAAKVALGAVAAFLRERPGLEKVRFVLFNKPALEAFSAALAALPEAREHHA